In Fusobacterium perfoetens, the genomic window ACTTGAAGCATCAGGAGAAGCAGTAGGATTACCTGAAGGGCAAATGGGTAACTCAGAAGTAGGACACTTAAATATAGGTGCAGGAAGAGTAATTTATCAGCCCCTTGTAAAAATAACAAAAGATATAAGAGATGGGGAATTTTATGAAATTCCTGCTTTAAAAGAAGCATTCTCTTATGCAAAAGAACATAATTCTGCAATTCACTTTGCAGGGCTTGTTTCTGATGGAGGAGTTCATTCACATGTAGACCACATATATGGACTTCTTCAAATGGCTAAAAATTATGGACTAACAAAAGTATATCTTCATGCTTTCTTAGATGGAAGAGATACTCCTCCATCATCAGCTGTAAACTTCTTAGCTCAAGTTGAAGCTAAAATGGCTGAAATAGGAGTAGGAAAAATAGCTACTATTTCTGGAAGATACTATGCAATGGACAGAGATAAAAACTATGATAGAACAAAACTTGCTTATGATAATATGACTTTAGGAAATGGAATAGAGGCGTCTTCAGCAGATGAAGCTATAAAAGCTTCTTATGCAGCTGGAGTGACAGATGAATTTGTAAAACCTACAGTTATTGATAAAGAAGGACTTGTAAAATCAGGAGATGTTTTAATAAACTTTAATTTTAGACCTGACAGAGCAAGACAAATAACAAGAGCATTTAATGACAAAGAATTTACTTTCTTTGACAGAAATATTGATCCAATAAAAGTTTATTGTATGAGACAATACGATTCTACAATAGATGCACCTGTTATTTATAAAGATGATGAAATAGTAAATACTTTCGGAGAAGTAATTTCTAAAGCAGGTCTTACTCAGTTAAGAACTGCAGAAACAGAAAAATATGCCCATGTAACATTTTTCTTCAATGGAGGAGTAGAAGCTCAGTATCCTGGAGAAGAAAGAAAACTTGTTGCATCTCCAAAAGTTGCTACATATGATTTAAAACCTGAAATGTCAGCTTTTGAAGTTACTGAAGGAGCAAAAGAAGCTTTAGAATCAGGAAAATTTGATGTAGTGATTTTAAACTTTGCAAATCCTGATATGGTTGGACATACAGGAGTTTTAGAAGCAGCTGAAAAAGCTATAAAAGCTGTTGATCAATGTGTAAA contains:
- the gpmI gene encoding 2,3-bisphosphoglycerate-independent phosphoglycerate mutase; its protein translation is MNKKPLMLMILDGWGINTHDNQVNAIKNADPKEYSELLAKYPHSRLEASGEAVGLPEGQMGNSEVGHLNIGAGRVIYQPLVKITKDIRDGEFYEIPALKEAFSYAKEHNSAIHFAGLVSDGGVHSHVDHIYGLLQMAKNYGLTKVYLHAFLDGRDTPPSSAVNFLAQVEAKMAEIGVGKIATISGRYYAMDRDKNYDRTKLAYDNMTLGNGIEASSADEAIKASYAAGVTDEFVKPTVIDKEGLVKSGDVLINFNFRPDRARQITRAFNDKEFTFFDRNIDPIKVYCMRQYDSTIDAPVIYKDDEIVNTFGEVISKAGLTQLRTAETEKYAHVTFFFNGGVEAQYPGEERKLVASPKVATYDLKPEMSAFEVTEGAKEALESGKFDVVILNFANPDMVGHTGVLEAAEKAIKAVDQCVKTLVDTVLSLDGTVLITADHGNAELMVDPETNAPFTAHTTNEVPFIYVSNHTEGVSLKDGKLADIAPTMLHILGIKQPAEMTGENLIVK